Below is a window of Mycoplasma sp. 2045 DNA.
ATTTTCTAGCACTTTAGTTTTCTGAGTGCTTTTTATTAAAAAAACTAGGTTATCCTAGTCAATTTATCTATATTTTCGATGCTTTTCGTATGATGCTACAACTGGTTTGTATTTAGTTCTATGTATTTTAGTTGGACCAAACACATTTAAAGCATCTAAATGTTTTTTAGTCCCATAACCTTTGTTATTATCAAAATCATATTCAGGGTATATTTTTGAATATTCTTTAAGCATTCTATCTCTTGTAACCTTGGCTAAAATGCTAGCAGCAGCAACTGAAAGTGAAATTGAATCACCTTTAACTAAATTAATTTGTTCATAGTTTTCTAAATTTAATTTTTCATAATCTGTAATTATCAAATCAGGTTTGTTTTTAAATTTTTTAACAATAGATTCCATACCTAAAATTGATTCTCTTTTAGGATTTGAATTATTGATTTGTTCAAGAGTTCTAACTTCAATAACATATTCAACACAATCGTTGACTATTTCTTCATAAAGTTCTTCTCTTTGTTTTTCAGTTAACTGTTTAGAATCTTTAATTTTGCTATTTGAGTATCCTTTAGGAAAAATCACGCCAGCAACTACTAACTCACCAGCTAAACAACCTCTTCCTACTTCATCTAAACCAATAATGACATCGTATTTGTCTCAATAATTCTTTTCAAAATCTAACATAAGTAAATTATAAAGTTAAATATAATTAATATATTGATTTTATTCCAAACAAGGAGATATTATGGGTTCATTAGTTACAGCACATTGCGATATGTGCAATAAGGATTATAGATATGCTTTTGGAACAATTGCTGATGTTGTTCCATTTGATATTGTTCTTAAATTAATGGTTAGAGAGCAAAAATATTTATTAGACTTTGAAGTGTATAAAGAAGTGTTGAGAAAAGAGTTAGCTGAAGATCCACAATTTAAAATTTTATCTTATGAACAACAAGATAAAGTTTTAGAAACTTCATTTAAACAAGTTGATGAATTCTTCCCTCAAGAAGAAAAAGATATGATTAAAAACAACATACTTTGGGGTGGATCAGTAGAAATTTACCCAATTGTTGATTTAAGAATTCCAGAAGAACAAAGAGAAGTATTTAATGTACCTTTAGTTCATTTAGAATTTCTAAGACCTGAAAGAACTGTTAAATATGATCGTAAATATAATGAGAATGTTTTATATGTTCAATTCACACCAGATCAAACAATGTTAACTTGTCCCAAACACGTGACAATTTCAGCTAGAAAAGTAAAAGAAGATAGGATCTAAAGCAACCATTTTATAAAAGAATTTTATTTTGGAATCACTACCTATTTCGGTAGTTTTTTTGTTTTTTAGACAATAAAATTCAAATCAAATAATTTCTATAGCGCCATAAAAAATAGGTATGTTACTATCAATATTTTATTAGTTATGTTTCTAATATTACCCCACTAATATTTTTAATATTAGTGGTATACTTTAAACATATTTATTAATGGAGTAAAAGATATGACAAAATACACAGAACAAGAACAAGTAAGACGTAATAAATTAAACTTTTACAAAGAAAATAATATTGAAGCTTTTGCAAAAGCAGATGGATTAAAAGAAAGATCATATTCAGATGAATTAACTTCTAAATACGAAAATGTATCTAAAGAAGAATTAGAACAAAATCCAGTTTCTGTTGCTATTGCAGGTAGAATTTTAACAATACGTGGACCTTTCATTTTAATCAAAGACTACCACGGAAAAATTCAAGCTTACTTCAACAAAAAAGAACATGATGAATCTGTTAATGCATTAGTATCATCTTTAGACTTAGGAGATATTATTTATGTTGAAGGTAATGTTATGAAAACTCACACAGGTGCAGTTACTGTTAAAGTTCAAAATATTAAACTTTTAACAAAAGCTCTTAAACCACTTCCTGATAAATACCATGGATTAGCTGATGTTGAAGAAAGATACAGACACAGATATGTTGATTTAATTGTTAATGATGAATCAATGCAAGTATTCTGAAATAGAACAAAAATCATTAGTGAAATTAGAAGATACTTTGATGAAAGAGAATATATGGAAGTTGAAACCCCATTCTTACACGATTATTTATCAGGTGCTTCTGCTCGTCCATTTAAAACACATCACAATGCATTGGATCAAGAATTTGTTCTTAGAATTGCTACTGAAATTCCTCTTAAAAAACTTTTAGTTGGTGGAGTTGATAGAGTTTATGAAATTGGTCGTATTTTCAGAAACGAAGGAATTGACACAACTCATAACCCTGAATTCACTTCAATTGAATTCTATGAAGCTTACTCAAACCTTGAAGGAATGATGCAACGTACAGAAGAACTTATTAAAAGAGTTGCAGCTAAATTAGGTAAATCAACAGTTATTAACAAAGGTGTTGAAATTGATTTGGCAAAACCATTTAACAGAGTTGATATGGTTGAAGCTGTTTCTAAAGCTACAGGTAAAGATTTTAGAAACATTTCATTTGATGAAGCTGTTGAGGTTGCTAAATCATATGGTATTAAAATTCAAAAATTCCATCAATTAGGTCACATTATTAATGAACTTTTTGAAGAACTTATTGAAAAAACATTAATACAACCAACTTTTGTATATGGACATCCATTAGAAATTTCTCCTCTTACTGCTAAAGGTCAAGACCCTAGATTCGTTGAAAGAGCTGAATTGTTCATTAACACAAAAGAATATGCAAATATGTACACTGAGTTATCAGATCCAATTGACCAATTAGAACGTTTTGAAGACCAATTAAAAGAAAAGAACAATGGAAATGATGAAGCTAGTGACATTGATTGAGATTTCGTTGAAGCGTTAGAATACGGAATGCCACCTACAGGTGGATGTGGAATTGGAATCGATAGATTAACAATGTTATTAACTGAAAAAGATTCAATTCGTGATGTTCTTTTATTCCCTACAATGAAACGTAAATAGTATTTAAATTACAGACTTTTAAAGTCTGTTTTTATTATACTTTTTGTAGTTCAATTGTACTTATTGCATAGTCTCCAAGGTATAAAAAAATACTCACCACTATTTTGTGGTAAGTATTATTCAACATAATTAATTATTCTTTTCAATCAATATCTTTTGGATGTTTTGTAGTTTTGTTAACTGTGATGTTAGCAACTTTCCCGTTCTTGATTGTAAAAACTTTATCAGCAATTGGTGCTATAAGAGGGTTGTGAGTAACCATAACTATAGTAACACCATATTTTTTATTGATGTCATATAAGTAATTTAAAACAATCTTTGAAGTAGCATCATCAAGTGCTCCTGTAGGTTCATCAGCGAAAATGATTTCAGCATTTTTAGCCAATGCACGTAGGATTGAAATACGTTGTTGTTGTCCCCCAGACATTTGTGATGGATATTTGTTTTTAACATCTTCTAGTTCAAATTCCTCAAATAACTTATCAATGTTTAATCTTTTACTTTTATCTTTTTGTAAGTAAGCACCAGTTTCAACATTGTCATAACCATTTAGATTTTGTAATAAGTTGTAATTTTGGAAGATAAAACTAACGTGTTTTCTTCTAAATAAAGTAAGTTTGAAATCTGAGTAGTAAGGTAAGTTTTGATTACATACAATAACTTGTCCTCTACTTGGTCTATCAAGTCCACTTATAAGGTTAAGTAATGTACTTTTTCCACCTCCAGATTTACCAAAGATCATAACAAATTCACCTTTGTTAATTGTTAATGAAACATTCTTTAAAACTCTAGTAGCTGTAGTTCCTGATAAGTAAAACTTACTTACGTTTTTAACTTCTATGACTGCGTTACCTGTGTTTTTAAGTTTTTCATTACCATCTTTAGATCTCTTTTTGTTTGAAGCTTTTCTAATAACTCTAGCAATTGATCTGTCTAATACAACTTTGTTGCTTCCACCATCAGCATCAAGAATGTCAAATACATTTTTCTTTGTAATTTTTACATCTGATGTCTTTTTAGTTAAAACAACAACTTCTTGAGTTTCTTTATTTGTGTCATTGTTTACATTTACGTTTTTATTTTCCATTATTTACCTTTCAATAAATCAATTGGTTTAACTTTGTTAATTCCGATTCAAGATAATATTGACGTTACTAAGAATACTCCTAGAATAACTAATACTGTCACTAATATGTTTAGAGGTGAAATAACAATAGGAATTGCAATAGATGCAGCTGATGTTAAGAAACCACTAAAGATTGATATAAATCCAAATGCTAATGAGATAGCTATTAAGATAGATATAAGAATAAATGGTAAGTAAATTCCATAGAAAATCTTAATTTTTTCTTTTTCATTATATCCAAGGATTGATCAGATAGCTATATTCTTCTCATTTTCTCCAATAAGAATTGTTGAAATGATTACCAATATAACTATAGAAATTATGAATGCTAAGATTGTCACAATAGTTACAATTTTTTGAACTGTTTGCGCAATAGACATTGTGTAACCTACTTCAATAACTTTAGAATCTAAAGTATTAGCCATAGGGATATATAAGTTGTTATTGAATATATTAGCAAACTTGTTAATGTGTTGTTCTGCATTAGCTCTTGCTAATAAGTAGTTGTCTTTAATACTTTCAGTTTCTTTATATTCAGGATTTATAAATTTAGCAATTTGTAAGTCTGAATATCCTAAAGAACTCATTACTCCATCGATTGTTGAGTTATCTACTGTTTGTCTTGATCCAAATAATGCATCAAACATATCTTCAAGATATTTAGTTGTTAAAGTAGATGTGTCAAATGATTGGATAGCCGGTCAGTAACCACTGTTTGAATATAATCCAGCTGATGATAATAATTGCATTGGTAATGGGTGTTTAGACATAATACCGTTAAACACTTCATATTTAGGGTTATGTTTAACTTTATCTAATCCTGTAAGTATATCAGCAGCTTTTTTAGGAATAATAAACTCATTATTAATATATGTTGGGTTTATACCTCTAACAATGAATTTGTAAGTTTGTCTCTCTGGTTCTTTATATTCAGGGTTATCTAATTTCTCATAATATTCATTTATCTTATCTTTGAATCTATTTACATTATTGTTTACAACAACTTCAAATTTAGATCCAACTAATAAGTTAAATGCTTTTGATGAAACTTCGTTAATGATAAGTGGAATAGGTTTATTGTTAACGTCAAATCCGTTTTGACTAAACTCATCGTTAATTAATTTAAGTAAATCTTGTCCACTAGTAGATTTAATCTTAATTTGTTTTGAATCTTCTTGGTAACCATATAACTTAATAGTTTCGTTCTTGATTTTACCTTTCTTAATTTGATTTGCATCTACATATGTATAAAGCTCATCAAATTCAGGGTCAAAATATAAGCCACCAAATGAAACTAAGAAGTCACTTACAACTGATGCATTAGGATCTCGTTTTAATATTTCACCATTTTCTTTATAGATTTGTTTGTATCCATTGATTAAGAATTCTCTATATTCATTTCTATAAGCTGATGTTGAAATTATTATTTCATCAAAATCAGTTTTATTTTTGTTAGCTTGAAGATAAACAAATTTACCTAATTCTGGGCTAGTTTCATTTTCTACATAACGGAAGAATCCTGAAACTGATCCTGCTTGAGCTAACTCAATCATTTTAGTCATATCAAGAATTTTTCTATCACCATCTTGTTTGTAATGTAAGTTTGGTTGTGTTCTTTCAAGTCTTCTACCAATTTCATTTCTTACAGATGTGATTCTTGATTTTTGTGAGTCAGGTAATGAATTGTAAACTTGATCTCAAGGGTCAATTGAAACTGATGAATCAATCTTAATGTTAACTGAGAATTGTGAAATTACGTGTCCATCAAAATCTGTAGGATTTCCATTTGGATATCTATATGATGTAGTTCCATCAGGATTTTTGATTGCAAGTTTATTTACAGCTGTTGATATACCTGGTTTGAAGTAATCGCTTTGATATTGGTTAATTTCAGCAATATCTCCAACAGGCACATAAAGTGTGTTTTCTAAATCTTGTGCTGTGAACAGATTAATTCCACCACCTTCTATTGTAGGTGTTCTTAAGTCAAATTTGTAATTGTAACTTCTGTTTTTATATGTTTTTCTAATTGATGATTCAAATTCACCAAAGGTTGCTATTCCGAACAATGTAGTTATAGCAACTAAAATGATTGATATACCAAATGATGCCAGTTTTCAGAAGCTGTGGAAGATTAATGAAGCACTAAATTTAGTTTTAATATTTCTCTTCTTGAATAAGTTTGCATATTTAGCGTGGAAGTCACCTGTACTTACTTCTGTTATTCCACTCATTAAGTCAATTG
It encodes the following:
- the lysS gene encoding lysine--tRNA ligase, whose protein sequence is MTKYTEQEQVRRNKLNFYKENNIEAFAKADGLKERSYSDELTSKYENVSKEELEQNPVSVAIAGRILTIRGPFILIKDYHGKIQAYFNKKEHDESVNALVSSLDLGDIIYVEGNVMKTHTGAVTVKVQNIKLLTKALKPLPDKYHGLADVEERYRHRYVDLIVNDESMQVFWNRTKIISEIRRYFDEREYMEVETPFLHDYLSGASARPFKTHHNALDQEFVLRIATEIPLKKLLVGGVDRVYEIGRIFRNEGIDTTHNPEFTSIEFYEAYSNLEGMMQRTEELIKRVAAKLGKSTVINKGVEIDLAKPFNRVDMVEAVSKATGKDFRNISFDEAVEVAKSYGIKIQKFHQLGHIINELFEELIEKTLIQPTFVYGHPLEISPLTAKGQDPRFVERAELFINTKEYANMYTELSDPIDQLERFEDQLKEKNNGNDEASDIDWDFVEALEYGMPPTGGCGIGIDRLTMLLTEKDSIRDVLLFPTMKRK
- a CDS encoding ABC transporter ATP-binding protein yields the protein MENKNVNVNNDTNKETQEVVVLTKKTSDVKITKKNVFDILDADGGSNKVVLDRSIARVIRKASNKKRSKDGNEKLKNTGNAVIEVKNVSKFYLSGTTATRVLKNVSLTINKGEFVMIFGKSGGGKSTLLNLISGLDRPSRGQVIVCNQNLPYYSDFKLTLFRRKHVSFIFQNYNLLQNLNGYDNVETGAYLQKDKSKRLNIDKLFEEFELEDVKNKYPSQMSGGQQQRISILRALAKNAEIIFADEPTGALDDATSKIVLNYLYDINKKYGVTIVMVTHNPLIAPIADKVFTIKNGKVANITVNKTTKHPKDIDWKE
- a CDS encoding ribonuclease HII produces the protein MLDFEKNYWDKYDVIIGLDEVGRGCLAGELVVAGVIFPKGYSNSKIKDSKQLTEKQREELYEEIVNDCVEYVIEVRTLEQINNSNPKRESILGMESIVKKFKNKPDLIITDYEKLNLENYEQINLVKGDSISLSVAAASILAKVTRDRMLKEYSKIYPEYDFDNNKGYGTKKHLDALNVFGPTKIHRTKYKPVVASYEKHRKYR